From a region of the [Eubacterium] eligens ATCC 27750 genome:
- a CDS encoding CpsD/CapB family tyrosine-protein kinase — MQEFSVKKSYLDFRTREAYKMLRTNIEFSGDNNKVIFITSTTPGEGKSTVSFELAMSFAQNGMKTLLIDADTRKSVMKNRWRKGKIKYGLTHYLSGKNELTDVISVSDEPNFCMIFAGPVPPNPSELVGNDRFAELIESARETFDMIIVDTPPIGSVIDAAVMSKFCDGGILVIGAGDISYKFARKSKEQLDLVGCKILGCVLNKVDMAGNSYYGRYYGKYYGKYYGKYGEES, encoded by the coding sequence ATGCAGGAGTTTTCAGTAAAGAAAAGTTATCTTGATTTCAGAACAAGGGAAGCATATAAAATGTTACGAACAAACATAGAGTTCTCAGGAGATAATAATAAGGTAATATTCATAACAAGTACAACACCAGGAGAAGGTAAGAGTACAGTATCATTTGAGTTAGCAATGTCATTTGCGCAGAACGGAATGAAGACACTTCTTATAGATGCTGATACAAGAAAATCAGTTATGAAGAACAGATGGAGAAAAGGTAAGATTAAATATGGTCTTACTCATTACCTTTCAGGAAAAAATGAACTTACAGATGTTATAAGCGTAAGTGATGAGCCTAATTTCTGCATGATATTCGCAGGTCCTGTTCCTCCTAACCCAAGTGAACTGGTTGGAAATGACAGATTTGCTGAACTGATTGAAAGTGCAAGAGAGACATTTGACATGATAATAGTTGATACACCACCAATAGGAAGTGTTATCGATGCCGCTGTTATGTCTAAGTTCTGTGATGGCGGAATACTTGTAATAGGTGCAGGAGATATAAGCTACAAGTTCGCAAGGAAATCCAAAGAACAGCTTGACCTTGTAGGCTGCAAGATTCTTGGATGCGTTCTTAATAAGGTTGATATGGCTGGTAATTCATATTACGGCAGATACTATGGCAAGTATTACGGCAAATATTATGGAAAATACGGTGAAGAAAGTTAA
- a CDS encoding lysophospholipid acyltransferase family protein has protein sequence MFNLRFKCTVISSWRMVLHAVPKANKMIANKNRYSEKERFVYAKWIIDYMRRHARTRTRVYGRENIPTDSNYIMYPNHQGKYDALGIILAQDKPCGVLWGKKQAERLMSRQVCGLIDAVVIDLDNNRDKVRAIMDVTRQVRSGRNFLIFPEGGYTDNKNELQEFQAGCFSCSLQSKTPIVPVALFDSYKSMNSNTFERVDTQVHFLKPILYSEYGELKKKEVAELVKSRIAERLAQIKAGEINESYELIG, from the coding sequence ATGTTTAATCTGCGTTTCAAATGTACTGTTATATCAAGCTGGCGCATGGTGCTTCATGCTGTACCTAAAGCTAATAAGATGATTGCCAACAAGAACCGCTATTCAGAGAAAGAAAGATTTGTATATGCCAAGTGGATTATTGACTACATGAGAAGACATGCCAGAACGAGAACAAGGGTATATGGCAGAGAGAATATTCCAACGGACAGCAATTACATAATGTATCCTAATCATCAGGGGAAATATGATGCGCTGGGAATTATTCTTGCACAGGATAAGCCGTGTGGTGTCCTCTGGGGAAAGAAGCAGGCTGAAAGACTTATGAGCCGTCAGGTATGTGGTCTTATTGATGCAGTTGTTATTGATCTTGATAATAACCGTGACAAGGTAAGGGCTATTATGGATGTTACCAGACAGGTCAGGTCAGGAAGGAATTTCCTTATATTTCCTGAGGGGGGTTACACTGACAATAAGAATGAACTTCAGGAATTTCAGGCAGGCTGTTTTTCATGCAGTTTACAGTCGAAGACGCCTATTGTTCCTGTAGCACTTTTTGATTCGTATAAATCCATGAACAGCAATACATTTGAAAGAGTAGATACACAGGTACATTTCTTAAAGCCTATTCTTTATTCAGAGTATGGTGAGCTTAAGAAAAAAGAGGTAGCCGAGCTGGTTAAGAGCAGGATTGCGGAGAGACTGGCTCAGATTAAGGCTGGGGAAATTAATGAGAGTTATGAACTGATTGGGTAG
- a CDS encoding sugar transferase, which produces MNSSKKTAMYFMYIVDVVTLIISFCMAYLVKFNWIEGENNIHRSDYIILFLLISIMYILINLIFMKNIDFISRNITKEVIETVKTIVYISVLVMVVLFFLKNSANYSRSMMLIFIVVSCPVMLMGRQVLKRILRVAYASDRYQERVVVISDSWYIEETMSGLKNDDNYKIVGIVLTDSNQIGNDYYGVDVIADKDTYIQAIEEREADSVLLSANDIDDQLSSEIISTLQSIGKNVHVRLREYELCDGYKQFKKIGSYATISYMSSKNMMFYQVIIRRTIEVIAGLIGCVLTLILIPFVGIGMLIESPGKIIISSVRIGRNGRKYLQYRFRTMKMNAQDCMNNGKNPYMVTGRILFRLHLDKLPVAYNLLCGDIGIIGPQSPSVVEYMNYIPLQKRKLTIKPGLIGEWSFRPKEYEQIAATSESYDMPYDKSMKGDIKRFVMAMGRCVVYHPKHIMKQLEIDEQIGAISEILENKVPYQYDESVYKVEKTFGRHIYLIIKRTFDIVLSAIGLIILSPVFLIIMICVIAEDGSNPFYGHIRIGKNGKKICVYKFRSMKNIDVDIEKILTPEQLLQYRTEFKIDNDPRITKVGNFIRKSSLDELPQLINILKGDISIVGPRPIVEKEIEIYGKDTAKLLSVQPGLTGYWQAYARNNATYESGERQKMEMYYVEHQSLWLDIKIIFKTFSSVLKGSGAQ; this is translated from the coding sequence ATGAATAGTTCAAAGAAAACAGCCATGTATTTTATGTACATTGTGGATGTGGTAACACTGATAATATCGTTTTGCATGGCATATTTAGTTAAGTTTAACTGGATAGAAGGAGAAAATAATATTCACAGGAGTGATTATATAATATTATTTTTATTGATTTCGATAATGTATATTCTGATTAATCTGATTTTTATGAAGAATATTGATTTCATAAGTAGAAATATAACAAAAGAGGTAATCGAAACCGTAAAAACAATTGTTTATATATCAGTTCTCGTTATGGTTGTGTTGTTCTTTTTGAAAAACAGCGCTAATTATTCGAGGTCTATGATGCTTATATTTATAGTTGTATCATGTCCGGTCATGTTAATGGGAAGACAGGTGCTAAAGAGAATATTACGAGTTGCATATGCAAGTGACAGATATCAGGAACGGGTTGTGGTAATAAGCGATTCATGGTACATTGAAGAGACAATGTCAGGACTGAAAAATGATGATAACTATAAAATAGTCGGCATTGTACTAACTGATAGTAATCAAATAGGCAATGATTATTATGGTGTAGATGTTATAGCAGATAAAGATACATATATTCAGGCTATTGAGGAAAGAGAGGCTGACTCAGTATTATTATCGGCAAACGATATAGATGATCAGCTGAGTTCAGAGATTATATCAACATTACAGAGCATAGGTAAAAATGTTCATGTCAGATTAAGAGAATATGAATTGTGTGATGGGTATAAACAATTTAAAAAGATAGGTTCCTATGCTACAATAAGCTATATGTCATCTAAGAACATGATGTTTTATCAGGTGATTATAAGGAGAACTATTGAGGTTATTGCAGGTCTTATAGGATGTGTGCTGACATTAATATTAATTCCATTCGTTGGAATTGGAATGTTAATTGAATCGCCAGGTAAGATAATAATTTCAAGTGTCAGAATCGGCAGGAATGGACGAAAGTATCTGCAATATAGATTCCGTACGATGAAAATGAATGCACAGGATTGTATGAATAACGGTAAGAATCCATATATGGTAACTGGTAGAATATTGTTCAGGCTACACTTAGATAAACTTCCAGTGGCTTATAATTTATTGTGTGGGGATATAGGGATTATAGGTCCCCAATCACCATCGGTAGTGGAATACATGAACTATATTCCTTTACAAAAAAGAAAACTTACTATAAAACCAGGTTTGATAGGAGAATGGAGTTTTCGTCCTAAAGAATATGAGCAGATAGCAGCAACTTCAGAGAGTTATGATATGCCATATGACAAAAGTATGAAGGGAGATATAAAGCGTTTTGTTATGGCAATGGGAAGATGTGTAGTATATCATCCGAAGCATATTATGAAACAATTAGAAATTGATGAACAGATAGGTGCCATTAGTGAAATACTTGAGAACAAAGTTCCTTATCAGTATGATGAAAGCGTATATAAAGTAGAAAAAACATTTGGCAGACATATATATCTTATAATAAAAAGAACATTTGATATTGTGTTATCTGCAATAGGATTGATTATATTATCACCAGTATTCTTAATTATTATGATATGTGTAATTGCTGAGGATGGAAGTAATCCTTTTTATGGTCATATAAGAATAGGAAAAAACGGAAAGAAAATATGCGTATATAAATTCAGAAGTATGAAAAATATTGATGTTGATATAGAAAAAATATTGACACCGGAGCAGCTGTTACAATACAGAACAGAATTTAAGATAGACAATGATCCGAGAATAACAAAGGTGGGGAATTTCATAAGGAAATCAAGCCTCGATGAGCTGCCACAGCTTATCAATATTCTTAAAGGTGATATATCTATAGTAGGACCTCGTCCAATTGTAGAAAAGGAAATTGAAATATATGGAAAGGATACAGCCAAGCTTTTAAGTGTACAGCCGGGGCTAACAGGATACTGGCAGGCATATGCGAGAAATAATGCTACATATGAAAGTGGCGAGAGACAGAAGATGGAAATGTATTATGTTGAGCATCAGAGCCTGTGGCTGGATATTAAGATTATATTTAAGACATTTAGTTCAGTGTTGAAGGGAAGCGGGGCACAATAG
- a CDS encoding CpsB/CapC family capsule biosynthesis tyrosine phosphatase: MLFGKKKKAADYIVDVHCHILPGIDDGSRDMSETLKMLEIAHNEGITHIIATPHFKSGHHNASPEKVSALIDEVQEAADECNLGIKLYQGNEILYHDELCEGVDSGRISRMNGTDYVLVEFMPSDPYQYIRNSLDEIMSEGYQPIIAHVERYGCMVDDIENVREIKNMGVEIQVNASSILGDIGKDIKKFLQKLLSEQIVDYVGTDSHRCEGSRTPKIQECADMLYKKYNEQYVDDILYGNAMDRLL; this comes from the coding sequence ATGTTATTTGGAAAGAAGAAAAAGGCAGCGGATTATATCGTAGATGTTCATTGCCATATCCTTCCGGGAATAGATGATGGCTCAAGGGATATGTCTGAGACATTAAAGATGCTGGAAATCGCACATAATGAGGGGATAACGCATATTATTGCGACACCACATTTTAAAAGCGGACATCACAATGCTTCACCAGAGAAGGTAAGTGCGCTTATTGATGAGGTACAGGAAGCAGCAGATGAATGTAATTTAGGAATAAAGTTATATCAGGGAAATGAAATCCTGTATCATGATGAATTATGTGAAGGTGTTGACAGCGGACGCATCAGCAGGATGAATGGGACAGATTATGTACTTGTTGAATTTATGCCATCTGATCCATATCAGTATATACGTAATTCATTAGATGAGATAATGAGTGAAGGCTATCAGCCAATTATTGCGCATGTTGAGCGGTATGGATGTATGGTAGATGATATTGAAAATGTGCGTGAAATCAAGAATATGGGTGTAGAAATTCAGGTTAATGCATCAAGCATACTTGGTGATATAGGCAAGGATATAAAGAAATTTCTACAGAAACTGCTTAGTGAGCAGATAGTTGATTATGTCGGAACTGATTCACACCGATGTGAAGGCAGCCGTACACCTAAGATTCAGGAATGTGCCGACATGCTGTATAAAAAATATAATGAACAGTATGTTGATGATATATTATATGGCAATGCCATGGACAGGCTTTTATAG
- a CDS encoding SGNH/GDSL hydrolase family protein, translating into MKTYYMFGDSLMRGVMPDEVWNYHSSDAIGFEKMQAQYNMKFLNFAMPTFTSERVKMWLTQVMSSYPVPDVAFLECGGNDCDYDWKSICEGKCDYEHRHRVAPQDFKKNYEDMIYLLQEKGAAVTAVIAPPIAIEVYLSHLLESGISREVMSEYVNSVQQMQYEYAEYGDIMRAVAKENGCEILSLRESFLALDDMKAYYSKDGMHPNEAGYALIRGDFEKYFASVAGII; encoded by the coding sequence ATGAAAACATATTACATGTTTGGCGACTCGCTTATGCGCGGGGTTATGCCGGATGAAGTGTGGAATTATCACAGCTCAGATGCAATCGGTTTTGAGAAAATGCAGGCACAATATAATATGAAGTTTTTAAATTTTGCAATGCCGACATTCACATCAGAGAGAGTAAAAATGTGGCTTACACAGGTAATGTCAAGTTATCCGGTACCTGATGTGGCATTTCTTGAATGTGGCGGTAACGACTGCGACTATGACTGGAAGTCGATATGTGAGGGCAAATGTGACTATGAACACAGGCACAGAGTTGCCCCACAGGATTTTAAGAAGAATTATGAGGATATGATATATTTGTTGCAGGAAAAGGGAGCAGCAGTAACAGCAGTAATTGCACCTCCGATTGCTATTGAAGTGTATCTTTCACATCTGCTTGAAAGCGGAATCAGCAGGGAAGTTATGTCAGAATATGTGAACTCAGTTCAGCAGATGCAGTACGAGTATGCAGAATATGGCGACATAATGAGAGCTGTCGCCAAGGAAAATGGCTGTGAAATATTAAGTCTTCGTGAAAGCTTTCTTGCACTTGATGACATGAAGGCATATTATAGTAAGGATGGGATGCATCCGAATGAGGCAGGATATGCACTTATTCGTGGTGATTTTGAAAAATATTTTGCATCTGTAGCAGGTATTATATAG
- a CDS encoding flavodoxin family protein, translating to MKVLVVNGSPKGPKSNTMQMTNAVLKGLKETNPEAEIELLTVKDMDIKPCMGCMSCWGKTAGQCVINDVMQDVHVKFMNADVIIYSFPLYFFGMPGPMKTFVDRIMPLMETYNGKVRDIGDNAFHEFRYDVSGKKFYVISSCGYGRTQEIYDALIKEFNFIYGKGRYQALLCPQSEMFAIPPMVNQINEYLKRYTEIGKVMGKGEDIPQDMIDYASQPMIPQRALEKLMNNYWDAVTPENPLPAPNLR from the coding sequence ATGAAGGTTTTGGTAGTAAACGGAAGTCCTAAAGGACCTAAGAGTAATACTATGCAGATGACAAATGCGGTTCTTAAAGGACTTAAGGAGACTAATCCGGAAGCTGAAATTGAGCTTCTTACAGTTAAAGATATGGATATTAAGCCATGTATGGGATGCATGAGCTGTTGGGGAAAGACAGCGGGACAGTGCGTTATCAATGATGTTATGCAGGATGTTCATGTTAAATTCATGAATGCAGATGTGATAATATACAGTTTTCCACTGTATTTCTTTGGCATGCCAGGTCCAATGAAAACATTTGTTGACAGAATCATGCCACTTATGGAGACTTACAATGGCAAGGTAAGAGATATCGGAGATAATGCGTTCCACGAATTCCGTTATGATGTAAGCGGCAAGAAGTTCTATGTTATATCATCATGTGGATACGGAAGGACTCAGGAGATATATGATGCACTTATCAAGGAATTTAATTTTATCTATGGCAAGGGCAGATATCAGGCTCTCCTTTGTCCGCAGAGTGAAATGTTTGCAATTCCACCAATGGTAAATCAGATTAATGAATATCTTAAGAGATATACAGAAATCGGTAAGGTTATGGGAAAAGGTGAAGATATCCCTCAGGATATGATTGATTATGCTTCGCAGCCAATGATTCCACAGAGAGCATTAGAGAAGCTTATGAACAATTACTGGGATGCAGTTACACCAGAGAATCCTCTTCCGGCTCCTAATTTAAGATAA
- a CDS encoding YveK family protein: MQEKSKETENIEIDLREIFGVLIHRLWIIVVAALVCGSVAFMYSFFVITPQYESTTKVYILNKQNASGSVTYSDVQLSSTLSKDYEQLVTSRYVIEGVINDLKLDETYESLVKRVSASNATDTRIIAITVTDPEPEQAQKIANSVRDLAAKHITEVMDIEAVNVVDQANLPDEPVSPSIPKWTIIGVLVGIVISAAVIIIQHLLDDTIKTSEDIERYLGLSTLALIPVNEGQNSNQGKRRVPVPSKGGSKTDITMNDDKGRSFKASELENKKKSNGAKESVEE, encoded by the coding sequence ATGCAGGAAAAAAGTAAAGAGACAGAGAACATTGAAATAGACCTCCGTGAAATATTTGGAGTATTAATTCACAGATTATGGATTATTGTTGTGGCAGCTTTAGTGTGTGGATCGGTTGCGTTTATGTACAGCTTCTTTGTTATTACACCACAGTATGAGTCAACAACAAAGGTATATATTCTTAACAAGCAGAATGCAAGCGGATCAGTTACTTATAGTGATGTACAGTTATCATCAACACTTTCAAAAGATTATGAGCAGCTTGTTACAAGCAGATATGTTATAGAAGGTGTTATTAACGATCTTAAGCTTGATGAAACATACGAAAGTCTTGTTAAAAGAGTATCAGCATCTAATGCTACAGATACAAGAATTATAGCAATTACAGTTACAGATCCAGAACCTGAACAGGCACAGAAGATAGCCAATTCAGTCAGAGATCTGGCAGCCAAGCATATAACAGAAGTTATGGATATTGAAGCGGTAAATGTTGTTGATCAGGCTAATCTTCCTGATGAACCAGTATCACCTTCAATTCCTAAGTGGACTATAATAGGTGTTCTTGTGGGTATTGTAATATCAGCAGCAGTTATTATCATACAGCATCTTCTTGATGATACAATCAAGACTTCTGAAGATATTGAGAGATACCTTGGACTCAGTACACTGGCACTTATCCCTGTTAATGAAGGACAGAATAGTAATCAGGGTAAGAGAAGAGTACCAGTACCTTCAAAAGGTGGTTCAAAAACCGATATCACTATGAATGATGATAAGGGAAGAAGCTTTAAGGCATCTGAACTTGAGAATAAGAAGAAAAGTAATGGTGCTAAAGAAAGCGTGGAGGAATAA